A portion of the Lolium rigidum isolate FL_2022 chromosome 1, APGP_CSIRO_Lrig_0.1, whole genome shotgun sequence genome contains these proteins:
- the LOC124696395 gene encoding chitinase-like protein 1, with the protein MYLFNLMSGRGRLPTSFPFLISPANQAATAMRMPPAASFLLLLTLLAAAADARRQKDGENACDKGWECSGSSFCCNETITDYFKAYQFEELFPKRNDSLAHAAGFWSYRAFITAAALFEPRGFGTTGGKEMGMKEVAAFLGHVGAKTSCGHSGATNGSLAWGLCYKRELSPSQSYCDDSNELYRCAEGVEYYGRGALPVYWNYNYGIVGKGIKQDLLNHPELLEQNATLAFEAAIWRWMTPMKRRQPSAHDVFVGNWKPTKKDTLSKRYPGFGATMNILYGDLICGKGTIDRMNVIVSHYQHYLNLMGIGDQHSGDNLDCADQVPFNPSSKNPDS; encoded by the exons ATGTATTTGTTCAATCTGATGTCCGGAAGGGGACGGCTACCAACCAGCTTCCCCTTCCTCATCTCCCCCGCAAATCAGGCGGCGACGGCAATGAGGATGCCTCCGGCGGCGTCGTTTCTTCTGCTTCTGacgctgctggcggcggcggctgacgcgaggaggcagaaggacgGCGAGAATGCGTGCGACAAGGGGTGGGAGTGCAGCGGCAGCAGCTTCTGCTGCAACGAGACCATCACCGACTACTTCAAGGCCTACCAGTTCGAGGAGCTCTTCCCCAAGCGCAACGACTCCCTCGCCCACGCCGCCGGCTTCTGGAGCTACCGGgccttcatcaccgccgccgccctcttcgaGCCTCGCGGGTTCGGCACCACCGGCGGCAAGGAGATGGGCATGAAGGAGGTCGCCGCCTTCCTCGGCCATGTCGGAGCCAAGACCTCGT GTGGACATAGTGGCGCCACCAATGGTTCATTGGCTTGGGGTCTTTGCTACAAACGTGAATTGAGCCCAAGCCAGAGCTATTGTGACGACAGCAACGAATTGTACCGTTGTGCTGAAGGAGTCGAGTACTATGGTCGTGGCGCCCTTCCTGTTTACTG GAACTACAACTACGGTATCGTGGGTAAGGGCATAAAGCAGGATCTGTTGAACCACCCAGAGTTATTGGAACAAAATGCGACCCTAGCATTTGAAGCGGCAATCTGGAGGTGGATGACTCCAATGAAGAGAAGGCAGCCATCAGCGCATGATGTCTTTGTTGGCAACTGGAAACCAACCAAGAAAGACACCTTGTCCAAGAGGTATCCTGGCTTTGGTGCTACCATGAACATCTTGTATGGCGATCTCATATGTGGTAAAGGGACCATTGACCGTATGAATGTCATTGTATCCCACTACCAACATTATCTTAATTTGATGGGAATTGGGGATCAGCACTCCGGAGATAACTTGGATTGTGCCGACCAAGTGCCATTCAATCCCTCATCAAAAAATCCAGACTCATGA